The following is a genomic window from Sporosarcina jeotgali.
AGTCCTGGAATTTCAAGCAAAGGAATCATTCCCGCAGGAACGGTTTCTTGGAGCTCAACCAGCAAGTCAGATTCCCCTTTGTCCAGTAAATCTTGAATGACGGCTCCCGTTCCCTTGCCGATTCCCTTCAAGCTCAAAATATCGTCCATTTCAGCTAAACTTCTTGGGTCGACTTCGAGGACATTCGCTGCTTTACGGAAAGCGCCGACTTTGAAATGGTTCTCTCCGAGTAATTCCATATAGAGTGCAATCTTTTCCATCGTTTGTATAATCACTTTTTTGTTCATCAACAAAACCTCCTCGTTCTATTCGTTCCCTGACTGAACAAAAGCTTCCCGCCGCTCGGAGGGAAGCTGCTCAGACTTATTGTGTGTAAACGTACCACCATTCCTTCACTGTACTGGAAATGACCGGCGTGTGCTCGAACATTGTCTTTGACAGTAAAGAGGAATCTAATAATTTTTGAACAAAGTCGATTGGCAGCAGCGCAAGGAAACTGATGAGTAACAGAATGATAATGTAGAATTCAACAAATCCTAGTGCAGCACCAAAGAAACGTGAGATAAATCCAAGTACAGGCAAGTGTTTCAGGAAGTCGAACATGGATACAAATAGTTGCAGCAAGAATTTAACAACGAAGAAAATCAGGATAAATGCCAATAACCGATAAAACGTCTGGTCCAAATCCAATTGTCCGAATGACCAGCTTAACTTAGACTCCGCGGTTACCCCGGGATACGGGATCCATAGGACGAATTTATCCGCAAGTTGTTTGTAATACGCATATGCAACAATGAATGAAATGATAAAACCTGTCATATGTAAGACTTGTACAAGCAATCCTCTTCGGAAGCCTGTAATCAGTCCTCCAACCAATAGAAATAATATAAGTATATCTAACATTAGCAGCCGTCAGCCCTTCAACTTTTTCAATTCTTCTTCAAGCAATTCTTTTTCGGTTTGCAACTTCAAATAGTCATGTACACTGTTAACAGCTGTCAGCACAGCAACTTTCGTCGTATCCAAATACGTATTTCGCGCACTAAGTTCACGCATCCGGTCGTCCACGAGTGTTGCCACTTGCCGGACGTGAGCAGACGAGTCGGTTCCAATAATCGTATATGTCTGACCGTATATATCGATGGTGATCCGCGTTTTTTGTTCTTCTTCCACTGCCATAACCTCCTGCTGAAAAACTATGAAGTTAATCATACCATGAATACGGTTTATTTGTGAACAAAGGCATTGTCAGCTGACTATTTTTGTGCTTTCTCCTGGACACGGTATACTAGACAAAACGTTTTAGAATGTACGGTTTGAAAGGATGATTTGAATGGCGAATTCTGTACTGATTTTATCTGATGAAAAATTAACAGCGTTAAAAGCATATTATGCGAGCGATGTTGTGAAGCGCAATGCCCCGGGTGTCGTGTTTGCTGCGAAAACAGCGAACGCCTCGATTACTGCGTATCGTTCTGGGAAAGTTCTTTTTCAAGGCGGCGGCGCTGAGATGGAAGCAGCGAAATGGGAAGCAGGTGACGCTTCGGGTGCTTCCGCTGTGTCTTCAAATAAGAAAGTTGTTACAAAAGGCGCGCCTCTTCCCGATCGGCTGGAGATGTTATCTGTAATTGGTTCGGATGAAACCGGGACGGGGGATTTCTTTGGACCGGTGACGGTGTGCGCTTGTTATGTCCGGGCAGATCAGATTCCTCTTGTCGCTGAGCTTGGCGTGAAAGACTCGAAGTTGCTGACGGATCCTTATATGCGCTCAATCGCTCCGGATTTGAAGTCCGTGTTGACATACAGTGTGCTTACCTTGCAGAACGAGAAATACAACACGGTGCAGGCTAAAGGCTGGTCTCAAGGGAAAATTAAAGCATTGCTCCACAATCAGGCGATTCGCCATGTATTGCGTAAATTAGAAGATGAACATCCCGATTACATTTTGATTGACCAATTTGCGGAGCGCGGTGTGTATTACAACCATTTAAAGAACGAACCTGAGATTGTGCGGGAAAATGTGTTGTTTGCGACGAAAGCGGAAGGATTGCATGTCGCAGTCGCGGCAGCATCCATTATCGCCCGTGTCGCATTTTTAGATGAAATGGACCGTCTGAGTGGACTGGCAGGCCGCACACTTCCTAAGGGCGCTGGCAAGAAGGTGGATGAGACTGCGGCTTCAATTTTACTGTCGAAAGGCGAACCGTTTTTACGTTCAATGACGAAGTGGCATTTTGCGAATGCAAAGAAGGCCGCGGTGTTGGCGGCTAAGAAGCGCGGGTGATTTGGGGAACGAGCGGGTGCTAGCCCGGA
Proteins encoded in this region:
- a CDS encoding CvpA family protein, with amino-acid sequence MLDILILFLLVGGLITGFRRGLLVQVLHMTGFIISFIVAYAYYKQLADKFVLWIPYPGVTAESKLSWSFGQLDLDQTFYRLLAFILIFFVVKFLLQLFVSMFDFLKHLPVLGFISRFFGAALGFVEFYIIILLLISFLALLPIDFVQKLLDSSLLSKTMFEHTPVISSTVKEWWYVYTQ
- the zapA gene encoding cell division protein ZapA codes for the protein MEEEQKTRITIDIYGQTYTIIGTDSSAHVRQVATLVDDRMRELSARNTYLDTTKVAVLTAVNSVHDYLKLQTEKELLEEELKKLKG
- the rnhC gene encoding ribonuclease HIII, encoding MANSVLILSDEKLTALKAYYASDVVKRNAPGVVFAAKTANASITAYRSGKVLFQGGGAEMEAAKWEAGDASGASAVSSNKKVVTKGAPLPDRLEMLSVIGSDETGTGDFFGPVTVCACYVRADQIPLVAELGVKDSKLLTDPYMRSIAPDLKSVLTYSVLTLQNEKYNTVQAKGWSQGKIKALLHNQAIRHVLRKLEDEHPDYILIDQFAERGVYYNHLKNEPEIVRENVLFATKAEGLHVAVAAASIIARVAFLDEMDRLSGLAGRTLPKGAGKKVDETAASILLSKGEPFLRSMTKWHFANAKKAAVLAAKKRG